AGGAACACGTTCAGCGGCCCCTCCCCCGGCACGATGACGTTCGCACCGGCGGCGACGGCCCGGCGCGCGGCCGTCCGGAACGCCTCCAGGAGGGGACCGGGGTCGGCGTAGGCGGCCATCACGTCGGTGAAGCCCTTCTCGACCTGCACGATCGGGCCGACCAGTGATCCGAACCCGTAGGCGTCCATGTTGCGGCGCAGCTGCGGTTCGAGCTCGGCGATGAAGTTGACGACGCCCACGCGCGTCCCGACGGTCGCCGCGTACGCGACGGACGCGTTGCCGAACGCCACGACCGGGATGTCGACGAGGGTGCGGATCTCCTCGAACCCGGTGTCGGGGATCGTCGCGATGAGGAACGCGTCGTGACCCTCGTCCTCGGCGCGCAGGGCCGCGCGGACGAACTGCTCCCGGTGCAGGTTCGTCAGGTACAGGTGCCCGATGTGGACGCCCGGGTAGGAGCCGGGGTACGTGCCGGGGGCCATCCCGTGCAGTTCGACGGTCGTGCCGGGCCGGGCGGCCGACGACAGGTGCCGCCGCAGCGCGTCGCGGTAGTGCGGGACGTCGTCCAGGACGGTGAAGCTCTGGTGCCAGATCCTCATGCGCCCGCCGCCCCGGTGCCCGCGATCCGCCCGAACACGGCGCCGCGCAGGACGGACGTCGAACCGGTGTAGTTCGTGTAGTACATCCCGGTCAGCTCGCCCGCCGCGTACAGGCCGGGGATCGGGACGCCGTCGGTGTCGAGGACCTCCGCGCGGTCGTTGGTCTTCAGCCCGCCGAACGTGAAGACGTTCGAGGCGATGATCGGGTACGCGTGGAACGGCGCCCTCTCGATCGGACGCGCCCAGTTCGACTTCGGCGGGACGAGGCCGCGGGTCGCGAGCCCGTCGGTCTCGAGCGGGCGGAACTCGCCGCCCGTGCACGCCGCGTTGAACTCGGCGACCGTCTCGGCGAGGGCGTCCGCGGGGATCTCCAGCCGCGCCGCGAGCTCGTCCAGGGTGTTCGCGGTGACGGCGGGCTGGTCGGTGCGCACGGCGGCCGACAGGTTCGGGACGTCCGCGCCGCCCGCGTCGAAGATCGCGTAGCCGATGCCGTCCGGCTGGGCGTGGATCTTCCGGGCGACGCGCTCGTACCAGGCGTCCACCGGGCCCGGCGCCTCGTCGGTGAACCGGCGGCCGTCCCCGTTGACGAGGATTCCGTACGGAAACGAGAAGATCGCGGCCTCGGCGACGCCCGAGCGGGGGTCGACGGGCTCGGCGTGGAAGTACGCGAAGTCGCCCGCCGTCGCAGCGCCCGCGTCCAGGGCCATGACCAGCCCCTCGCCCTTGTTGTAGTGGCCGCCGCGCGCGACCGGGCGGGTGAGCCGCCCGCCGCGCCCGAAGTAGCGGGCCGTCAGTTCCGCGTTGCCCTCGAAGCCGCCGCAGGCCAGGACGACCCGCCCGCGCAGCTCGCCGTGGGGCGTGCGGACGCCCACGACGCGGCCGTCCTCGCGCAGCAGTTCGCGGACCGTCGTCTCGTGGTGGAACGCGACGCCGAGCCGTCCGGCCGCCGCCGTCAGCGCCTCGACCAGCGCGAGGCCGCCGCCGACCGGCATGAGCCGGGTCGTCGAGGTGGTGAGGAACGCGGTGGCGAGCCGCTCGAACCGGACGCCGTGCCCGGCGATCCAGCGCAGCGTCGGCCCGGCCCGCTCGGCGAGCGTCGCGACCACCTGCGGGTCGGCGACGCTCATCGACCTCAGCGGCGCCGTCCAGGACGCCGGGTCGCGCAGCGACTCGACCATCAGCGCCGGGTCCGGATGCCCCTGGAAGTCGCCGAGCAGCCGCTCCTCGAAGTCGTCGGACACCTCGTCGATCGACTTCATGCGCAGGAAGGCCTCGGTGTGGCGGGTGTTGCCGCCCGCGTCGCCGCTCGGCGCCCGCTCGGCCACCACGACCCGCGCCCCGGCCTCCGCCGCCGCGACCGCCGCCGTCAGCCCGGCGACGCCCGCGCCGACCACGACCACGTCGTATCCGGGCCTCTCGTGACCGGGCATCTCGTGACCGGGCATCACGCCTCCCCGCGCAGCCCGGCGACGACGTCGGCGGACGCGCGCACGTCACCGAACATCGGCAGGATCTTCCGGACGGCGACGTCGTGCAGGTCCGGATCGAACGAGGCGCACATGTCCTCGACGACGGTGACGGCGAGGCCGCTGTCGACGGCCGTCCGGGCGGTCGACTCCACGACCAGGTTCGTCGCGACGCCGCCGAGCAGCACACCGCGGACCCCGGCGCCGAGCAGCATCTCCAGCAGCGGCGTCCCGGCGAACGCGCCGACGCCGCCCTTGTCGACGACCGGCTCGTGCGGCAGCGGCGCCAGCGCGCTGACGATCCGCGCGCCCGGCGCGTCCCGCAGCATGGCGCGCTCGCGCGGGTAGGCGTCGAACCGCGCCGACCGGTTGGTGCGCAGCTCGTAGGACGGGTCGAACGCGAGCCGCACGTGCACGACGTACAGTCCGGCGGCGCGGGCGGCGGTGAGGGTCCGCTCGGCGGCGGCGAGGACGCCGCGCCGCTCGACCTGCTCGACCAGCGCGGGCATCCGCATGTGCTCGCCCCGCTCGCACAGCGCGACCTGGTAGTCGAGCACCAGCAGGGCCGTACGGTCGGTCATCTCGGTTTCCTTTCGGTTCATGGGGGTCACCAGGCCGACCAGCCGCCGTCGACGTACACGATCTGGCCGGTCATGTAGCGGCCCGCGTCGGACGCGAGGAGCAGCAGCGGGCCGTCCAGGTCCGCGCCGGGCTCGCCGAGCCGGCCGAGCATCGTGCGCTCGCTCATCCAGCGGAGCCGCTCGGGGTCGTCGCCGAGCGGCGCGGTCATCTCGGTCGGGTAGAACACGGCCGGGGCGAGGCAGTTGACGGTGACGCCGTGCGGGCCGAACTCGGCGGCCATCGACCGCGTCAGGTTCGCGACGCCCGCCTTGGACGCGTAGTACGCCGACTCCGGGACGGGCCCGACGCGCTCGGCGTAGACGGTGGAGAAGTTCACGATCGCGCCGCGCCCGCGGCCGGTCATGCGGCGCCCGGCGGCCCGGTCGAGCAGCCAGGTGCCGGTGAGGTTGACGTCGAGGACGCGCCGCCATTCCTCGAGCGAAGTCTCCTGGACGTCCTTGCGCAGCATCACCCCGGCCGCGTTGACGAGCACGTCGAGCCGTCCGTCGGGGTCGGCGGCGTGCGCGACGAGCGTCTCGACCTGGTCCTCGCGGGTGACGTCGAAGCGCAGCGCGCGGGCCCGCAGGTTCTCGGCCTGCAACGTCCCGAGCGTCGCGTCGAGGTCGGCGCCCCGCGACGGCAGGTCCGCGACGATCACCTCGGCGCCGCGCCGGGCCAGCGCGAGCGCCGCGTACGCGCCGAGCCCGCCCCGGGCGGCCCCGGTGACGAGCGCCCGCCGCCCGGTCAGGTCGAACATGTCGGTCGTCATCGGGCGGTCTCCTCGCTCGCGTTCGTTCCGGCGAGGCGGCCGAAAATGGCCGACTTGCCGAGGGACGTGCCGGTGACGTAGCCGGCGCCGTGGAAACCGCCGGTGACCTCCCCGGCGGCGAACAGGCCGGGGATCGGGTCGCCGTAGACGTCCAGCACCCGCGTGTCCGCGTCGACCGTGATGCCGCCGTAGGTGGCGAGCATGACGGCGGTGCTGGGGTAGCCGTAGTAGGGCGGCGTGCCGATCGGACGGGGCGTCCCGACGTCGCCCGACAGGGTGCGGCGCCCGAACGGGTCGGGGCCGCCGGCGGCGATCGCGGAGTTGTAGCCGTCGATGGACGCCCGCAGCCGGTCGCCGGGGACGCCCAGCTTGTCGGCCAGTTCGTCCAGTGTGTCCCCCTGCTGGATCTGGCCCGCCCGCAGCCGCGGCCGGAAGTCGTAGATCGGCACCTCGGCGTCCGCGCGGTCCAGCACGGGCGCGTCGAAAATTTGGAACGCGATGCCCTCCGGCTGGGCCAGGCAGGCGTCCCCGATCTCCTTGTACGGCCGCGACTCGTCGGTGAACCGGTCGCCGTGGCCGTTGACCGCGACGGCGCCCTTGTAGACGGCCAGCAGCCCGTGCCCCTCCTCGGCGGGCGACGGCCAGGGGAACACGCCGAACGTCGCCTTGATGTACGGGAGGTCGGCGAGCCCGGCGCCGAGCGAGCAGGCCATCGTCAGGCCGTCGCCGTTGCTGCCCGCGCCGCCCGCCTTGATCGCCCTCTCCATTCCGGGTGCGAACCGGGCCAGCAGCGCGGGGCTCCGGGAGAAACCGCCGGTGGCCAGCACCACCGCGCCCGCCTCGACGCGCTCCTCGCCGTCCCGGGACCGGACGCGCAGCCCGGCGACCCGGCCGTCCGCGACGATCGGCCGCTCGGCCGCGCAGCGCAGGCGCAGCTCGGCGCCGCGTCCCCGGGCGAGCCGCAGCAGCGTCTCGATCGCCGCCGCCGTGTCGATGGGGTGCGAGCGCGGCACCGACTGCCCGGACGCGGCGCGCGGCGCGCCGAACCCGACGCCGAGGGAGCGCAGCCACCGGTAGGTGCCGAGCTGCTCGCGGCAGTAGGCGTCCACGAGGGACGGGTCGCCGCGGTGCCGTCCGGTCTCCAGGAGGTCGCGGCGCAGCAGTTCCGCATCGTCCTCGACGCCCGCCGCCGCCTGCTCGTCGGTTCCGGCGTAGGCGTTGAGGCCGGAGCTGAGGACGGTGCTGCCGCCCGGCGTCGCGGTCTTCTCCAGCAGCAGGACGGACGCGCCGCGCTCGGTCGCGGCGGCAGCGGCGGCGGCGCCCGCGAGCCCGCCGCCGACGACCGCCACGTCGTAGCGGACGGTCATCGGCCGTACCGCCCGTCGACCTCGGAGTAGGCGCCGAGGCCGAAGAGGCTCTGCCGCTCGGCCCACGGCAGCAGCCGGTCCGCGCGCGTGCGGGTCTCGCCCTGCGCGCGCAGGTGCGCGAGCGCCTCCCGCCCGGCGTGCATCATGCTGCGCATCAGGTAGTTGGCGAACAGCGCGACGCGGAAGCCCAGCTCGCCGAGTTCGGCCGTGCCCAGCTCGGGGGTCTTGCCGCCCTCCACGATGTTGGCGACCAGCGGGATCCCGGCCAGCTCCCGGCCGATCGCGCGCATCTCGTCCACGCCGCGCGGCGCCTCCACGAAGATCACCTCGGCGCCCGCGTCGGCGTACGCGCGGGCCCGCCGGATCGCCTCGTCCAGCCCGTGGACGCCGCGCGCGTCCGTGCGGGCGATCAGGACCGGCCCGTCGCCGCCGCGCGCGTCCAGCGCCGCGCGGATCTTGGCGGTCATCTCCTCGGCGGTGATCAGCCGGTGGTCGTCGAAGTGGCCGCAGCGCTTGCCGAGCACCTGGTCCTCGAGCTGGACGGCCGCGGCGCCGGCCACGTCGAGCATCCGGACGGTGCGCATCACCGCGAGCGGGCCGCCGTAGCCGGTGTCGGCGTCCACGATCACCGGCAGGCCGGTGGCCCCGGCGAGCCGCTGCACGTGGTCGGCGACCTCCCGCTGGGAGATCAGCCCGATGTCGGGCAGCCCGAACTGGGCGTTGGCGAGCCCGGCGCCGGTCAGGTACGCGGTCTCGAACCCGGCCTCCTCGACGAGCCGCAGCCCGGCCGCGTCCGTCACGCCCGGCGCGACGACCACCTGGTCGGAGGCGAGCAGGGCCCGCAGCTCCGCCCGGCGTTCCGCCGCCGTCTTCCCCGGGAGGATCGCGTGCGTCACAGGTGCACCGCCGGGACGTCTTCGGCGCCGAGCGTCAGGGCGCCGTGGGCGCGGCCGAGGGGGTCGGCCAGCAGGAACGCGTGGCCGATCGCGGCGGTGACGTCCTGGAACCGGCGGTGCAGCGGGTGGTCGGTGTAGGCGGTGCGGCCGCTGGAGACGCGCATCAGCCGGGTGACGGCGGCGCCCGCGTCCTGCGCGGAGCGGGCCAGCGCGTAGCGATGGCGGGCGCGGGTCTCGCGCGACGGCCACTCCCCCGCCTCCGCGATCGCGGTGAGCTCGGCGGCGACCGCGCGCAGGCCGATGATGCCGGTGTCGACGACGTAGGCGTTCTCGGCGAGGTGCCGCTGGGCGAGGTGGTCCTCGCGGACGGGCCCGGCGGCGGTGCGGCGGTCGCGGGCGGCGTCCGTCCAGGCGTCCACGAAGCCGCGCGCGGCGCCGAGCGCCCCGGCGGCGATGATCGCGTTGAACACGACCGCCCACGGCAGCCGGTACAGCGCGCCGGAGTTGACCTCGCGGCCGGGCAGCGGCGTCCCCAGGTGGTAGGTGTAGTCGACGTGCGACTGGGCGCGGTGCGCCGGGACGAACGCGCCCTCGGCCACGATGTCGTTGCTGCCGGTCGCGGCGAGCCCGGCGGTGCGCCAGGTGTCCTCGATCGCGTACTGGTCGCGGTCGAGGACGACGGAGACGAAGTCGGCGACGGGCGTCCCGTTCCAGTCGCGCTCGCCCGCGATGCCGCCGAGGATGACGCCGTCGGTGTGCAGGCAGCCGGACGAGAACGACCAGCGGCCCGACACCCGGTAGCCGCCGTCCACCCGGACGACCTTGCCGGTCGGGGTGTAGGACGACGCGAGCGCGCGGGCGGGGTCGTCGCCCCAGATCTCCTGCTGCGCCTCCTCGGGGAACAGCGCGACCTGCCAGGGGTGGACGCCGACGACGGCGGTGACCCACCCGGCGGCGGGCGCGGCCCGCCCGACCTCGACGATCGCGTCGAGGAACTCGGCGAGCGACGTTTCGGCGCCGCCCCAGCGGGCGGGCTGCAGGGCGCGGAGCACGCCGGTGGCCTGCAGTTCCTTCCAGGCGACGTCGGTCAGCCTGCGCTGCCGCGCGCCCGCCGCGTCCTCCGCGGCCAGGACGGGCGCGGCCGCGCGCACGGCGTCGACGATGGACATGAGATCCCCCAATGTCGTGTAGCACTTACTACAGGGAAGTGGGCATGAAGCGGCCCGGACGGATCCGGGAGGAAAGCGTCGGTCAGGAGGCGAGCGGCTCGCGGTAGCCGCCGTAGCCGCCCCGGTAGAAGATCAGCGGCCCGCCGGTGCCGCGCACGCCCATGTCGAGGACGCGGCCGAGCGCGAGGAAATGGTCCCCCGCCTCGGTGACCCGCTCGAGGCGGCAGTCGATCCACGACAGCGCGTCCGCCAGGACGGGCGAGCCGGACGGGCCCGGGGTCCAGTCGAGCGAGGCGAACTTGTCGGCGCCGCGGGTGGCGAACGCGCGGCAGACGTCCTGGTGGTCCTCGCCCAGCACGTTCACGCAGAACCGGCCCGCCTCCCGGATGCGCGGCCACGTCGTGGACCCGGCGTCCGGGAAGAAGCCGACCAGCGCCGGGCGCAGCGACACCGAGGTGAACGAGCCGACCGCCATGCCGACCGGCTCGCCCTTCCCGGGCGGCCCGTGCACGGACGTGACGGCCACGACGCCCGTCGGGTAGTGGGA
The nucleotide sequence above comes from Actinomadura algeriensis. Encoded proteins:
- a CDS encoding aspartate/glutamate racemase family protein; its protein translation is MRIWHQSFTVLDDVPHYRDALRRHLSSAARPGTTVELHGMAPGTYPGSYPGVHIGHLYLTNLHREQFVRAALRAEDEGHDAFLIATIPDTGFEEIRTLVDIPVVAFGNASVAYAATVGTRVGVVNFIAELEPQLRRNMDAYGFGSLVGPIVQVEKGFTDVMAAYADPGPLLEAFRTAARRAVAAGANVIVPGEGPLNVFLADQGVSRVDDVPVIDSLGTALAVAETRADQYRRTGLRPPRSGMYFTRPDPDTVAAARRFYYGDRA
- the tcuA gene encoding FAD-dependent tricarballylate dehydrogenase TcuA, which produces MPGHEMPGHERPGYDVVVVGAGVAGLTAAVAAAEAGARVVVAERAPSGDAGGNTRHTEAFLRMKSIDEVSDDFEERLLGDFQGHPDPALMVESLRDPASWTAPLRSMSVADPQVVATLAERAGPTLRWIAGHGVRFERLATAFLTTSTTRLMPVGGGLALVEALTAAAGRLGVAFHHETTVRELLREDGRVVGVRTPHGELRGRVVLACGGFEGNAELTARYFGRGGRLTRPVARGGHYNKGEGLVMALDAGAATAGDFAYFHAEPVDPRSGVAEAAIFSFPYGILVNGDGRRFTDEAPGPVDAWYERVARKIHAQPDGIGYAIFDAGGADVPNLSAAVRTDQPAVTANTLDELAARLEIPADALAETVAEFNAACTGGEFRPLETDGLATRGLVPPKSNWARPIERAPFHAYPIIASNVFTFGGLKTNDRAEVLDTDGVPIPGLYAAGELTGMYYTNYTGSTSVLRGAVFGRIAGTGAAGA
- a CDS encoding cysteine hydrolase family protein, whose product is MTDRTALLVLDYQVALCERGEHMRMPALVEQVERRGVLAAAERTLTAARAAGLYVVHVRLAFDPSYELRTNRSARFDAYPRERAMLRDAPGARIVSALAPLPHEPVVDKGGVGAFAGTPLLEMLLGAGVRGVLLGGVATNLVVESTARTAVDSGLAVTVVEDMCASFDPDLHDVAVRKILPMFGDVRASADVVAGLRGEA
- a CDS encoding SDR family oxidoreductase; this translates as MTTDMFDLTGRRALVTGAARGGLGAYAALALARRGAEVIVADLPSRGADLDATLGTLQAENLRARALRFDVTREDQVETLVAHAADPDGRLDVLVNAAGVMLRKDVQETSLEEWRRVLDVNLTGTWLLDRAAGRRMTGRGRGAIVNFSTVYAERVGPVPESAYYASKAGVANLTRSMAAEFGPHGVTVNCLAPAVFYPTEMTAPLGDDPERLRWMSERTMLGRLGEPGADLDGPLLLLASDAGRYMTGQIVYVDGGWSAW
- a CDS encoding FAD-dependent oxidoreductase; this translates as MTVRYDVAVVGGGLAGAAAAAAATERGASVLLLEKTATPGGSTVLSSGLNAYAGTDEQAAAGVEDDAELLRRDLLETGRHRGDPSLVDAYCREQLGTYRWLRSLGVGFGAPRAASGQSVPRSHPIDTAAAIETLLRLARGRGAELRLRCAAERPIVADGRVAGLRVRSRDGEERVEAGAVVLATGGFSRSPALLARFAPGMERAIKAGGAGSNGDGLTMACSLGAGLADLPYIKATFGVFPWPSPAEEGHGLLAVYKGAVAVNGHGDRFTDESRPYKEIGDACLAQPEGIAFQIFDAPVLDRADAEVPIYDFRPRLRAGQIQQGDTLDELADKLGVPGDRLRASIDGYNSAIAAGGPDPFGRRTLSGDVGTPRPIGTPPYYGYPSTAVMLATYGGITVDADTRVLDVYGDPIPGLFAAGEVTGGFHGAGYVTGTSLGKSAIFGRLAGTNASEETAR
- a CDS encoding isocitrate lyase/PEP mutase family protein; this translates as MTHAILPGKTAAERRAELRALLASDQVVVAPGVTDAAGLRLVEEAGFETAYLTGAGLANAQFGLPDIGLISQREVADHVQRLAGATGLPVIVDADTGYGGPLAVMRTVRMLDVAGAAAVQLEDQVLGKRCGHFDDHRLITAEEMTAKIRAALDARGGDGPVLIARTDARGVHGLDEAIRRARAYADAGAEVIFVEAPRGVDEMRAIGRELAGIPLVANIVEGGKTPELGTAELGELGFRVALFANYLMRSMMHAGREALAHLRAQGETRTRADRLLPWAERQSLFGLGAYSEVDGRYGR
- a CDS encoding acyl-CoA dehydrogenase family protein → MSIVDAVRAAAPVLAAEDAAGARQRRLTDVAWKELQATGVLRALQPARWGGAETSLAEFLDAIVEVGRAAPAAGWVTAVVGVHPWQVALFPEEAQQEIWGDDPARALASSYTPTGKVVRVDGGYRVSGRWSFSSGCLHTDGVILGGIAGERDWNGTPVADFVSVVLDRDQYAIEDTWRTAGLAATGSNDIVAEGAFVPAHRAQSHVDYTYHLGTPLPGREVNSGALYRLPWAVVFNAIIAAGALGAARGFVDAWTDAARDRRTAAGPVREDHLAQRHLAENAYVVDTGIIGLRAVAAELTAIAEAGEWPSRETRARHRYALARSAQDAGAAVTRLMRVSSGRTAYTDHPLHRRFQDVTAAIGHAFLLADPLGRAHGALTLGAEDVPAVHL
- a CDS encoding flavin reductase family protein yields the protein MTTSDPFPPTPRRADTVDNAVQANDARNTASTSEAEIAPDALRRVLSHYPTGVVAVTSVHGPPGKGEPVGMAVGSFTSVSLRPALVGFFPDAGSTTWPRIREAGRFCVNVLGEDHQDVCRAFATRGADKFASLDWTPGPSGSPVLADALSWIDCRLERVTEAGDHFLALGRVLDMGVRGTGGPLIFYRGGYGGYREPLAS